In Pseudomonadota bacterium, the genomic window GGTTTTTCATACTCTTTGAACCCTTGCTCCAGAGGGATACCCTGTTAGAAATGAAACTAAAAACGAATGATATAGAGCATCTCCTCTCAACAAACGGAAAGAGAACCATCAACATAGACCCCGGGTACATTGCCCTCGAGCATGTTGTACTCGCAACAACAAAGGGGTATACGCACAGAATCTATCTCGGAAAGGGGATATTTGCAGACCTGACCTTCATTTATAACGATGGAACATATAAGCCTCTTGAATGGACCTACCCGGATTATAGCAGTAAAGATATTATCTCCCTATTCAATAAATGGAGAGACCATTGCAAAAAAACATGTAAGCATTCAGCAATCAGCTTTCAGTAAAAAAAGACAAAAAGGCTGATGGTTAAAAGCTGATTAAGGAAAGGACACTGAAATGCCAAAAAGTATGACGGGATTTTCAAAGATAGAGATGGAATATGCGGAAGGAAAGATTTCCGGGGAGGCAAGGGCTCTCAACAACCGCTACCTTGAAATCAGCATAAAGCTTCCAAAAATTGACTACTCTTATGAACAAAGACTAAGGGAGCTTGTTAAACAACATGTCAAGAGGGGGAAGGTTGATATAACGATAAAATGGGAAAGATCAAGCGGCGAGTATAATGCCCCTAAAATTAATGAGAATACTGTTAAGCAATACATGGATATTATAAAAATATTAAAAGATGTCTTTGGATTAAAGGGTGACCTTACATTGGATACGGTTTTAAATTTCAGGGACATTGTCGTATACGAAGAGAA contains:
- a CDS encoding DUF4416 family protein, with the translated sequence MGTAKTPKPVKFFASIIFKDEEFLQPAEENLKASIGDIEEKTAFMPFYHTKYYEGEMGKDLSRFFILFEPLLQRDTLLEMKLKTNDIEHLLSTNGKRTINIDPGYIALEHVVLATTKGYTHRIYLGKGIFADLTFIYNDGTYKPLEWTYPDYSSKDIISLFNKWRDHCKKTCKHSAISFQ